One segment of Shewanella piezotolerans WP3 DNA contains the following:
- a CDS encoding methylated-DNA--[protein]-cysteine S-methyltransferase: protein MIKLAPLAKLNFKTTVGVISLCANASGISHLSFVPQTGDGWQTREVLLDASNEKESISLAEAHLKQAKKELLEYLAGERQLFTVALAPQGTEFQQQVWHSLSQLGYGSTCSYAHIADKIGRPKAVRAVGTANGANPIAIIVPCHRVIGKNGKLTGYAYGLSLKQKLLQLEGISVV from the coding sequence ATGATAAAACTAGCACCGTTAGCCAAGCTTAATTTTAAAACAACAGTGGGGGTTATTTCGCTTTGCGCCAATGCATCTGGGATCAGTCATCTTAGTTTTGTGCCACAAACAGGTGATGGATGGCAAACAAGAGAGGTGTTGCTTGATGCTTCAAACGAAAAAGAGTCAATATCGCTCGCCGAGGCGCACCTCAAACAAGCTAAGAAAGAGTTGCTTGAATATCTCGCGGGAGAGCGACAGTTGTTTACTGTAGCCCTTGCACCACAAGGAACAGAGTTTCAACAGCAAGTGTGGCACTCATTGAGCCAGTTAGGTTATGGCAGTACATGTAGTTACGCGCATATTGCTGATAAAATTGGTCGGCCTAAAGCCGTTAGGGCGGTGGGCACTGCTAATGGTGCTAATCCTATCGCGATAATTGTGCCGTGCCATCGAGTGATTGGAAAGAATGGCAAGTTAACGGGATACGCCTATGGTTTATCATTAAAGCAAAAGCTATTACAGTTGGAGGGGATTTCAGTCGTTTAA
- a CDS encoding ABC transporter ATP-binding protein has translation MFKRFESWVNALPAEEPEQPPKGIYAFCRHYTKGFEVPLVIMSILTALLAILEVSLFGFMGDLVDLLINNDPDTLFEKEGVKLLGMTILVLVVIPLLVLLHALIVYQGLLGNYPMSIRWLAHRYLLKQSVSFYQNDFAGRIATKVMQTSLAVRETVTKLLDVLVYILVYFTSMVVMIAKADLRLMLPMLIWLLIYIGLQVRFLPQLKKVSTEQADARSNMTGRIVDSYTNIATVKLFSHTQKEAEYAKGSMTTFLHTVYRQMRLVTKINVSVQVINYVLAFSIAAVSIWLWRDSAISVGAIAIAISLSLRLNGMSQWIMWEISSLFENIGTVADGMNTLSKPTDITDIENAPELKVEKGEINFDNVSFHYGENSGVIDGLDLNIQAGEKVGLVGRSGAGKSTLVNLLMRFHDVESGKILIDQQNVTQVTQDSLRAHIGMVTQDTSLLHRSIRENILYGNPDASEMELLTAIKNSQAYEFIQTLTDPDGNIGLDAQVGERGVKLSGGQRQRIAIARVLLKNAPILLLDEATSALDSEVEAAIQESLYQLMEGKTVIAIAHRLSTIAAMDRLIVIDEGKIVEQGTHQELINASGIYAQLWAHQTGGFLGVD, from the coding sequence ATGTTTAAAAGATTTGAATCTTGGGTAAACGCATTACCAGCAGAAGAGCCAGAACAACCACCAAAAGGGATATATGCCTTTTGCCGACATTACACAAAAGGTTTTGAAGTACCACTGGTCATTATGTCTATTTTGACTGCATTGCTGGCTATTTTAGAGGTATCGCTATTTGGCTTTATGGGTGATTTGGTTGATCTTTTAATCAACAATGATCCAGATACCTTATTCGAAAAAGAGGGAGTGAAACTACTTGGGATGACTATTTTAGTATTAGTCGTTATTCCGCTGTTGGTCTTACTGCATGCATTGATTGTTTATCAAGGTTTGCTAGGCAACTATCCCATGTCTATTCGCTGGCTAGCTCATCGTTATTTACTTAAGCAAAGCGTATCTTTTTATCAAAATGACTTTGCAGGGCGAATCGCCACAAAAGTCATGCAAACCTCATTAGCGGTAAGAGAAACAGTAACTAAGCTATTGGATGTATTAGTTTATATCTTGGTTTATTTCACTTCTATGGTGGTAATGATAGCAAAAGCCGATTTAAGGTTAATGTTACCAATGCTGATTTGGCTGCTGATCTACATAGGATTGCAGGTGAGGTTTTTACCACAGTTAAAAAAGGTATCCACAGAACAAGCGGATGCCCGTTCAAACATGACGGGACGTATCGTCGACAGTTATACCAATATCGCCACGGTCAAACTGTTCTCTCACACCCAAAAAGAAGCTGAATATGCTAAAGGCAGTATGACTACCTTTTTGCATACCGTTTACCGTCAAATGCGCCTCGTAACCAAAATAAACGTAAGTGTACAAGTCATTAACTATGTATTGGCCTTTAGTATCGCAGCCGTGTCAATTTGGTTATGGCGTGACAGCGCAATTAGTGTAGGAGCTATAGCCATTGCCATTAGCTTATCTTTGCGCCTTAACGGTATGTCACAGTGGATAATGTGGGAGATAAGCTCCCTATTTGAAAACATCGGTACAGTCGCAGATGGAATGAATACATTGTCTAAACCCACCGATATAACCGATATTGAAAATGCCCCCGAACTTAAGGTCGAAAAAGGCGAGATTAATTTTGATAATGTGAGTTTTCACTACGGTGAGAACAGTGGCGTGATAGACGGACTCGATCTCAACATTCAAGCTGGCGAAAAAGTGGGTCTTGTTGGCCGTTCAGGCGCAGGTAAATCTACTCTAGTAAACTTGTTAATGCGCTTTCATGATGTTGAATCAGGAAAGATACTCATAGACCAACAAAACGTAACCCAAGTCACACAGGACTCACTGCGCGCGCATATTGGTATGGTCACTCAGGATACTTCCCTACTCCACCGCTCTATTAGAGAAAATATCCTCTATGGAAACCCCGATGCATCTGAAATGGAGTTATTAACTGCAATTAAGAACTCACAAGCTTACGAGTTTATTCAAACTCTGACCGATCCAGATGGCAACATAGGGCTTGATGCCCAAGTTGGTGAACGCGGCGTTAAATTATCTGGTGGTCAACGTCAACGGATTGCCATTGCGCGTGTACTACTCAAAAACGCACCGATCTTGTTACTCGATGAGGCAACATCCGCATTAGATTCTGAGGTAGAGGCTGCTATTCAAGAAAGTCTATATCAGCTAATGGAAGGTAAAACGGTAATTGCAATTGCACATCGCCTATCAACAATTGCCGCTATGGATAGACTCATAGTCATCGATGAGGGCAAGATTGTCGAGCAAGGTACTCATCAAGAGTTAATTAATGCAAGTGGTATATATGCCCAACTATGGGCACATCAAACAGGGGGCTTTCTGGGGGTAGATTAA
- a CDS encoding fumarylacetoacetate hydrolase family protein produces the protein MKLASYDNGRRDGQLMLVSRDLTKAVAVPAIAHTMQQLLDAWDLLNPQLVELYDALNQGLMDNAVEFDEAKCLSPLPRAYQWADGSAYVNHVELVRKARGAEMPATFWTDPLVYQGGSDCFIAPKADIPLASEEWGIDFESEIAVITDDVPMGVTTENADKHIKLLMLVNDVSLRNLIPGELAKGFGFFQAKPSSSFSPVAVTPDELNDKWQDSKVHLPLITHLNNALFGQPNAGVDMTFNFSQLVSHVAKTRPLGAGAIIGSGTISNYDRSAGSSCLAETRMLETIADGKPTTPFMGFGDRVRIEMLDENNQSIFGTIDQQVVEYKA, from the coding sequence ATGAAGTTAGCAAGTTATGATAATGGACGCCGTGACGGCCAGTTAATGTTAGTGAGCCGTGATCTAACTAAAGCGGTTGCGGTACCTGCTATTGCTCATACTATGCAGCAATTACTGGATGCATGGGATCTACTTAACCCACAATTGGTAGAGTTATATGATGCATTAAACCAAGGTTTGATGGATAACGCCGTAGAGTTTGATGAGGCTAAATGCCTATCTCCATTGCCTCGTGCATATCAATGGGCTGACGGTAGTGCTTATGTCAATCACGTTGAGTTGGTTCGTAAAGCGCGTGGTGCTGAAATGCCTGCAACGTTCTGGACCGACCCTTTAGTGTATCAGGGTGGTTCTGATTGCTTTATTGCGCCTAAAGCGGATATCCCTTTAGCAAGTGAAGAGTGGGGCATTGATTTCGAATCAGAAATTGCAGTAATCACTGATGATGTACCAATGGGCGTTACCACTGAAAATGCCGATAAACACATTAAACTCCTTATGTTAGTTAATGATGTGTCATTGAGAAACCTAATTCCGGGTGAACTGGCTAAAGGTTTCGGATTTTTCCAAGCTAAACCATCAAGTAGTTTTTCTCCTGTCGCTGTGACGCCAGATGAACTAAATGATAAGTGGCAAGATAGCAAAGTACATCTACCTTTGATCACCCATTTAAATAATGCGCTTTTTGGCCAACCAAATGCAGGGGTGGACATGACGTTTAACTTCAGCCAACTGGTTTCTCATGTAGCTAAGACTCGTCCATTGGGAGCGGGTGCGATTATTGGTTCGGGCACTATCTCAAACTACGACCGCAGTGCAGGCTCAAGCTGCTTAGCAGAAACGCGTATGCTAGAAACCATTGCCGATGGTAAGCCAACAACACCATTTATGGGCTTTGGTGACCGCGTTCGTATCGAGATGCTGGATGAGAACAACCAATCAATATTTGGCACCATTGATCAACAGGTTGTCGAATATAAAGCTTAA
- a CDS encoding LysR family transcriptional regulator, which translates to MDIKQLKHLDALITFGGFTKAAQQLNIAQPALSQSIKRLEDSLGVTLVDRGAHKRSKALSLTAEGRALHQHAKLIIKNMVQAEAHIKSMANLTKGEVRVAVPGMLGSFYLPSRLMAFRHQHPDLKLSLFEGGTRDTLKMLRREDVDIAIITANDLDDNFDSHLLLQEQMVVAVGKHHPLAAQGTVPLDQFFQHDLVLFKQGYFHREWMLEQAKLLGLNASIAFETNLINLIKQVVAQEYGITSVLKMVIEQDDDILAKPFDPPVYLDLHIAWKKQRPISKADRAFVDFLMENR; encoded by the coding sequence ATGGATATAAAACAGTTAAAGCACTTAGATGCGCTAATCACTTTTGGAGGTTTTACAAAAGCTGCACAGCAATTGAATATAGCGCAACCAGCACTAAGCCAGAGCATTAAAAGGCTAGAAGACTCCCTTGGGGTTACATTAGTCGATAGAGGCGCGCATAAGCGTAGTAAGGCGCTCTCACTCACAGCTGAGGGACGCGCGCTGCATCAACACGCAAAACTCATCATCAAAAATATGGTACAAGCCGAAGCTCATATAAAATCGATGGCTAACTTAACTAAAGGGGAAGTCAGAGTGGCGGTGCCGGGAATGCTCGGTTCCTTCTACTTACCTAGCCGCTTAATGGCGTTTAGGCATCAACATCCTGATCTTAAATTGTCTCTTTTTGAAGGCGGCACCCGCGATACACTTAAAATGTTACGCCGTGAAGATGTAGATATCGCCATTATCACAGCCAATGATTTAGATGATAACTTTGACAGCCATCTGCTATTACAGGAGCAGATGGTAGTTGCAGTCGGTAAACATCACCCTTTAGCGGCTCAGGGAACTGTGCCACTGGATCAGTTTTTCCAACATGATCTGGTGCTATTTAAGCAAGGTTACTTTCATCGGGAATGGATGCTTGAACAAGCCAAGTTATTAGGTCTTAACGCCAGTATCGCTTTTGAAACCAATCTGATTAATCTTATAAAACAGGTTGTAGCCCAAGAGTACGGGATCACCAGTGTGTTAAAGATGGTAATTGAGCAAGATGACGATATCCTTGCGAAACCTTTTGACCCGCCCGTTTATCTAGACTTGCATATAGCCTGGAAAAAACAGCGCCCAATCAGCAAAGCCGATCGAGCGTTTGTCGATTTTTTAATGGAAAACCGTTAA
- the gltX gene encoding glutamate--tRNA ligase, whose protein sequence is MTIKTRFAPSPTGFLHVGGARTALYSWLYARANQGEFVLRVEDTDIERSTPEACAAILEGMEWLGLTWDEGPYYQTKRFDRYNEIIAQMLEQGSAYKCYCSRERIELMREEQAAKGEQQKYDGCCRDKAPRETDEPYVIRFKNPTEGSVVFDDHVRGRIEISNDMLDDLIIARTEGTPTYNFCVVVDDWDMGITCVVRGEDHINNTPRQINILKALGAPIPEYAHVAMILGDDGAKLSKRHGAVGVMQYRDDGYLPEALLNYLVRLGWSHGDQEVFSIDEMKQLFKLDDINKAASAFNTEKLVWLNQHYIKEMDPEYVATHLKWHMDDQNIDMSNGPKLSEVVSALSERAKTLKELAASSRYFYEDFTDFDENAAKKHLRGVAMEPLKLIQAKLSELEEWTLESIHQAIEDTASELEVGMGKVGMPLRVAVTGAGMSPAVDLTLFLVGKARCEQRISKAIEFVANRINS, encoded by the coding sequence ATGACAATTAAGACGCGTTTTGCACCAAGCCCTACTGGTTTTTTGCACGTTGGTGGTGCTCGAACAGCACTTTATTCATGGTTATATGCACGTGCAAACCAAGGTGAATTTGTATTACGAGTAGAAGATACAGATATTGAACGTTCAACCCCCGAGGCTTGTGCTGCGATTCTAGAAGGTATGGAATGGTTAGGTTTGACGTGGGATGAAGGTCCGTACTATCAAACAAAGCGTTTCGATCGTTATAACGAAATCATTGCTCAAATGCTAGAGCAGGGCAGTGCTTATAAGTGTTACTGCAGTCGTGAACGTATTGAACTTATGCGTGAAGAGCAAGCTGCTAAAGGTGAACAGCAAAAGTATGACGGTTGCTGTCGTGATAAAGCGCCTCGCGAGACTGATGAACCTTATGTTATTCGATTCAAAAACCCAACAGAAGGCAGCGTTGTATTTGATGACCATGTACGTGGCCGTATTGAAATATCAAATGACATGCTAGATGATTTGATTATTGCCCGTACCGAAGGTACGCCTACTTATAATTTCTGCGTTGTCGTTGATGACTGGGATATGGGCATTACTTGTGTTGTTCGTGGTGAAGACCATATCAATAACACTCCACGTCAGATAAATATTCTGAAAGCTCTTGGTGCTCCTATTCCTGAATATGCGCATGTAGCGATGATCTTGGGTGACGATGGCGCTAAATTGTCAAAGCGCCATGGCGCTGTTGGGGTTATGCAGTATCGCGATGATGGTTACTTACCTGAAGCATTGCTTAACTACCTTGTTCGCTTAGGCTGGTCACATGGTGACCAAGAAGTGTTCTCTATCGATGAGATGAAGCAATTATTTAAGCTTGATGATATCAACAAAGCTGCCTCAGCTTTTAATACTGAGAAGTTAGTTTGGTTGAACCAACACTATATTAAAGAGATGGACCCAGAATATGTTGCTACTCATCTAAAGTGGCACATGGATGATCAAAATATTGATATGAGTAATGGACCTAAACTGTCTGAAGTGGTTTCAGCGCTGTCTGAACGAGCGAAAACCTTGAAAGAGTTAGCAGCATCTAGCCGCTACTTCTATGAAGACTTTACTGATTTTGACGAAAACGCCGCGAAGAAACACCTTAGGGGTGTTGCTATGGAACCACTTAAGCTGATCCAAGCAAAATTGTCTGAATTGGAAGAGTGGACCCTAGAGTCAATACATCAAGCGATTGAAGACACAGCCAGTGAATTAGAAGTTGGTATGGGAAAAGTTGGTATGCCTTTGCGTGTCGCAGTAACTGGGGCAGGGATGTCACCTGCTGTCGATTTAACCTTATTCTTGGTTGGAAAGGCTCGTTGTGAGCAAAGAATCTCCAAAGCGATTGAATTTGTAGCAAATAGAATAAATTCCTAA
- a CDS encoding MFS transporter, translating to MSSTVEQVNSNRELKLIGGLSIASIVIFINLYLVQGMLPLIAATFSVSKSHATLLLSVTSFTMAFSLLLFAVMSDRVGRKRPILISLYLLVMVDIVAIFITDFGQLVALRMVQGALLASVPAMAMAYFKDELGGHVLLKAAAIYIAANSIGGIAGRLLGGLISEYLQWQEAMMLLAVISLIGALLATRLLPESKFTKTKLILNKEALHADLKGFYSHLANPKLRLIYLISGSAFMVMVNQFSYIQLHLMDTPFMQGPFEVTLIFLCYLSGTYASYRSAKWIKNSGVKRVYITSVIALVLGSLFTLFDTVAAIYIGFLISSFGFFLIHSSCNAWVAFIAKQHRAKATALYLCSYYLGAAIGGPYLLPFWQQWGWQGVVLGSMLCLLVLAALVVKLLSPAEAKSPLSFIV from the coding sequence ATGAGCAGCACTGTAGAGCAGGTAAATAGTAACCGCGAGTTGAAGCTGATTGGTGGGTTATCAATTGCTTCAATTGTTATTTTTATCAATCTATACCTAGTGCAGGGTATGTTGCCCTTGATTGCCGCCACATTCTCAGTCTCTAAATCCCACGCAACGTTACTGCTGTCGGTGACAAGTTTCACCATGGCGTTTTCGTTATTACTATTTGCAGTCATGTCAGACAGAGTAGGTCGTAAACGGCCCATTCTTATCAGTCTTTATCTATTGGTGATGGTAGATATAGTTGCCATCTTTATTACTGACTTTGGTCAGTTAGTCGCTTTAAGAATGGTTCAAGGGGCGCTGCTAGCTTCAGTTCCTGCTATGGCGATGGCTTATTTCAAAGATGAACTAGGTGGCCATGTACTGCTAAAAGCGGCGGCTATCTATATTGCGGCTAACAGTATTGGTGGTATTGCGGGAAGGTTACTCGGTGGGCTGATATCGGAGTATTTACAATGGCAGGAAGCAATGATGTTGTTAGCTGTTATATCATTAATCGGAGCTTTACTCGCGACTCGTTTATTGCCAGAGAGTAAGTTTACCAAGACTAAGTTGATACTGAACAAAGAGGCATTACACGCAGATTTAAAGGGTTTTTACAGTCATTTAGCGAACCCTAAGTTGAGGTTGATTTACTTGATTAGCGGCAGTGCATTTATGGTGATGGTCAATCAATTTAGCTATATTCAATTGCATTTAATGGATACGCCGTTTATGCAGGGGCCTTTCGAGGTGACTTTAATTTTCCTCTGCTATTTAAGTGGTACCTATGCATCATATCGCAGTGCAAAATGGATAAAGAATAGCGGTGTTAAGCGGGTGTATATTACGTCTGTTATCGCATTAGTGTTAGGCTCCTTGTTTACACTGTTTGATACTGTAGCCGCCATCTATATTGGTTTTTTAATCTCTTCGTTTGGTTTTTTCCTAATCCACAGTAGCTGTAATGCTTGGGTCGCCTTTATCGCTAAGCAACATCGCGCCAAAGCAACGGCCCTTTATTTGTGTAGTTATTACCTTGGTGCCGCTATTGGCGGGCCATATTTGCTACCATTTTGGCAGCAATGGGGCTGGCAAGGCGTGGTACTGGGATCGATGTTATGTCTGTTAGTACTCGCTGCACTGGTGGTAAAATTACTATCGCCAGCAGAGGCGAAAAGCCCCTTATCATTCATCGTTTAG
- the maiA gene encoding maleylacetoacetate isomerase: MKLYGYWRSSAAYRVRIALNHKGLTAEQISVHLVKNGGEQHQSSYTALNAQELVPTLVISNDNGQELALTQSVAIIEYLDEVYKGSSLLPDNAYDKAIVRAMSLTVASEVHPLNNLKVLQYLASELDITDSAKTEWYHNWVIQGFTALEQQLAQYSGDFCFGDSITLADLCLVPQVYNAERFKVDMTPFPNIVRINAHCLTQQVFIDAMPENQHDAS, from the coding sequence ATGAAATTGTATGGATACTGGCGCTCAAGCGCAGCTTATCGTGTGCGGATAGCACTTAATCATAAAGGATTAACCGCAGAGCAGATCTCGGTCCATTTAGTTAAAAATGGCGGAGAGCAGCATCAATCGTCATATACTGCATTGAATGCACAGGAGTTGGTTCCAACCCTAGTCATTAGCAATGATAACGGCCAAGAGCTCGCATTAACTCAGTCAGTAGCGATCATAGAGTATCTTGATGAGGTTTATAAGGGCAGTTCGTTACTGCCTGATAATGCATATGACAAAGCAATTGTACGAGCAATGTCGCTTACTGTTGCAAGCGAAGTTCACCCGCTAAATAACCTTAAAGTATTGCAGTACTTGGCTTCGGAACTAGATATAACGGATAGCGCTAAAACAGAGTGGTATCACAACTGGGTGATTCAAGGTTTTACGGCGTTAGAGCAACAATTAGCACAATATAGCGGTGATTTTTGTTTTGGTGATAGCATTACCTTAGCCGATTTATGCTTGGTGCCACAGGTATACAATGCTGAGCGCTTTAAAGTGGATATGACGCCATTTCCAAATATCGTGCGGATTAATGCCCATTGTTTAACGCAGCAAGTGTTTATCGATGCTATGCCAGAGAATCAACACGACGCAAGCTAA
- a CDS encoding DNA-3-methyladenine glycosylase 2 family protein, with protein MVNHDCIIDSNICRKARLARDARFDGQFFTGVLTTGIYCRSICPAVSPKEENVRYFDSPLKAANAGLRPCLRCRPDSAPGSYAWKGTATTLERAIQLIDSGVLIGADAVSIERLSERLGVSSRYLRKLFNEGVGTSIKQYALYRQLMFAKQLLHQTELTITQVGLAAGFNSIRRFNEAFKQVLKLTPSTFRKQAISPETQSISSDKSVSDASELNFVASIKLSVELSYRPPLAWQAQHDFYQDRAVSNMEWLQSESNYGRSFSLNGVSGYFDANHNQARNSFTVDIVLDNEQGLIELSAIIGNIKRLLDLNANMQAIEQDLALLVPLKPLMISGLRLPGTWSTFEAGCRAVLGQQVSIIQASKLLNQFVLAYGERRAIGDKEVVLFPTPEAVASASLDELKMPGARKLALNALGEFVKQHPDKALDDWLSIKGIGPWTIAYAQMRGASHPDILLCGDLVVKKRVLSLYQQHQQDAGEIDAIDYPALTKDITKTISPWGSYLTFQLWNLS; from the coding sequence ATGGTCAACCATGATTGTATAATTGACAGCAACATTTGCCGTAAAGCGAGACTCGCTCGAGATGCTAGGTTTGACGGCCAATTTTTTACTGGTGTGCTAACGACAGGTATTTATTGTCGTAGCATCTGTCCAGCAGTCAGTCCGAAGGAGGAAAATGTACGTTATTTTGATTCGCCATTGAAAGCAGCAAATGCGGGTTTAAGACCTTGTTTACGCTGCCGTCCAGACAGTGCGCCAGGCTCATATGCTTGGAAGGGGACTGCAACTACGCTAGAAAGGGCGATACAACTCATTGACAGTGGCGTACTAATAGGAGCTGATGCTGTCAGTATCGAGCGGCTGTCTGAAAGGCTTGGAGTAAGTAGTCGCTATCTTCGAAAGCTATTTAACGAAGGCGTTGGAACTTCTATTAAACAATATGCACTATATCGACAGCTAATGTTTGCCAAACAACTATTGCATCAGACAGAATTAACGATTACGCAAGTCGGATTGGCCGCTGGCTTTAACAGTATTCGTCGTTTCAATGAAGCTTTTAAACAGGTATTAAAGCTCACGCCGTCGACTTTCAGAAAGCAGGCTATATCTCCTGAAACTCAGTCAATATCCTCCGATAAGTCAGTAAGCGATGCATCAGAACTAAACTTCGTTGCATCGATTAAATTGTCTGTGGAACTATCATACCGTCCACCGTTAGCATGGCAGGCGCAACATGACTTTTATCAGGACAGAGCGGTAAGTAATATGGAATGGCTTCAGTCTGAAAGCAATTATGGACGCAGCTTTAGCCTCAATGGTGTGAGTGGTTACTTCGATGCCAATCACAATCAGGCACGTAATAGTTTCACTGTAGATATTGTTCTGGACAATGAGCAAGGGCTGATAGAGCTCAGTGCTATTATTGGAAATATTAAAAGACTCCTCGACCTTAATGCCAACATGCAAGCAATAGAGCAAGATTTAGCATTATTAGTGCCGCTGAAGCCACTGATGATCTCAGGTTTACGGCTACCAGGAACTTGGTCAACCTTTGAAGCTGGTTGCAGGGCTGTACTGGGGCAACAAGTGAGTATTATACAAGCGTCGAAACTACTCAATCAGTTTGTACTTGCTTACGGTGAACGGCGCGCTATCGGTGATAAAGAGGTTGTGCTATTTCCAACCCCTGAGGCCGTGGCTAGTGCTAGTCTAGATGAATTAAAAATGCCTGGTGCAAGAAAACTCGCACTTAACGCTTTAGGTGAGTTTGTAAAGCAACATCCAGATAAAGCGCTTGATGATTGGTTATCAATAAAAGGGATTGGCCCCTGGACTATCGCTTATGCACAAATGCGCGGCGCAAGTCATCCTGACATATTGTTATGCGGTGATCTGGTTGTTAAAAAGCGAGTGTTGTCTTTGTATCAGCAGCATCAACAAGATGCAGGGGAAATAGACGCAATAGATTACCCTGCGTTAACCAAGGATATAACTAAAACCATCAGCCCTTGGGGAAGTTACTTAACCTTTCAGTTGTGGAATTTATCATGA
- a CDS encoding MFS transporter, whose translation MSDSYGRRRLLTLTLVGSGLGYSATAFAALSGNFALFCIARLLTGVCEGNISIARAIAADLHPIIDKARSFSLISAMGYGGYLLGPLLGGYLIYSGIETVFIVAALACFICAGLSHFMMPTSLNKTIQAPSHSSSFVLLRQVDLRRFFMLYLLLTTGVNLYYEYYPLHLVRQFNYTPVDISWATVFLTACMIFTSIWINPIIQRTMSHASAGLVGVIVFGSSLVALPFIDNQFYLVSFALMGAGIAIYNGFLPVYLSNSYQNNAQGQLMGMLVTVFCLGNLFAAGLGSVLSMIDVKWSLLGGALVTFFAAAVFFHGHYKAQIWPQPANATAEI comes from the coding sequence TTGTCAGACAGTTACGGTAGACGCAGACTCTTAACTCTCACGTTAGTAGGAAGTGGTCTCGGGTATAGCGCAACGGCATTCGCTGCGTTATCTGGTAACTTTGCACTGTTCTGTATAGCAAGGCTTCTCACAGGTGTGTGTGAAGGAAACATTTCGATTGCGCGGGCAATCGCGGCAGATCTTCACCCTATTATCGACAAAGCGCGCAGTTTTTCGCTTATCAGCGCCATGGGTTACGGTGGTTACCTTCTCGGCCCTCTTTTAGGTGGGTATTTAATTTACTCGGGAATTGAAACTGTGTTTATTGTGGCGGCATTGGCTTGTTTTATATGTGCTGGGCTCAGTCACTTTATGATGCCAACGAGTTTAAACAAAACGATACAAGCCCCCAGCCACTCATCTAGCTTTGTCCTGTTGCGGCAGGTGGATCTACGACGATTCTTTATGTTGTACTTACTGCTAACGACTGGGGTTAACCTCTATTACGAATATTACCCTTTGCATTTAGTGAGACAATTTAACTACACACCAGTAGATATCAGTTGGGCAACAGTATTTTTAACCGCTTGTATGATCTTTACCAGTATATGGATAAACCCAATAATCCAGCGAACTATGTCACATGCAAGCGCAGGCTTAGTTGGAGTGATTGTATTTGGCTCATCCCTTGTGGCACTGCCTTTTATTGACAACCAATTTTACTTAGTCTCGTTTGCACTAATGGGCGCTGGTATCGCCATTTACAACGGATTTTTACCCGTATACTTGTCCAATTCATATCAAAATAATGCTCAAGGTCAGCTAATGGGCATGCTGGTCACCGTTTTCTGTTTAGGCAATCTTTTTGCTGCAGGGCTTGGCAGCGTATTAAGCATGATTGATGTTAAGTGGAGTTTACTCGGAGGTGCTTTGGTGACTTTCTTCGCCGCAGCGGTATTCTTTCACGGTCATTACAAAGCGCAGATATGGCCGCAACCAGCGAATGCTACAGCTGAAATTTAG